A genomic segment from Malaclemys terrapin pileata isolate rMalTer1 chromosome 1, rMalTer1.hap1, whole genome shotgun sequence encodes:
- the LOC128830316 gene encoding interferon-induced protein with tetratricopeptide repeats 2-like, whose translation MSPLRLKEKLQALQCHFTWNFEIRDKVDATHILQTLALRIAHTHYQNQPVLLAMQAYLYHLQGQYEDALQSLREAEEILQRDHPDNFPRQVLVIYGNYAWLYYHLAHYDLVELYLDKVRKICSSLKSRSPYAAQIPEIHAQKGWSLLAVGFRNGREATECFQMALREDEANGEFLGGLAIAVFASWSHTYKPVFWEAAKKKLGAIIREQQQNYEAKVYLAKILKREDREQAEALLEDVVQNSLDPEVLRNAAKFFQPEFVEKTISILERAISLNPNYHLLHYDLGVCYKKQLEEAKSGRGEILAAAIEAFKKALQKDPASVFSKLALAEVYGENTPHYQEEIYLNLMSEMPSLSKKCQQAVYLHWGDFLFYKQKSLGEAAEMYKAGFAIPDKYLERQQLKTRLEEVAGEFQQSSQTAEAEDIHDFIQQTETPRYKGRSTAGSNRAGDWRCRENM comes from the exons ATGAG CCCCCTGCGCCTGAAGGAGAAGCTGCAGGCCCTCCAGTGCCACTTCACCTGGAACTTTGAAATCAGAGATAAGGTAGATGCAACTCACATCCTCCAAACTCTGGCTCTCAGGATTGCCCACACTCACTACCAGAACCAGCCCGTGCTCCTTGCCATGCAGGCTTATCTCTACCACCTGCAAGGGCAATATGAAGACGCTCTGCAAAGCCTTAGAGAAGCCGAGGAGATTCTGCAAAGAGATCACCCAGATAACTTCCCCCGGCAGGTCCTGGTCATTTACGGAAACTACGCCTGGCTCTATTATCACTTGGCCCACTATGATTTGGTTGAGCTTTACCTGGACAAGGTTAGAAAGATCTGCAGCTCCCTGAAGAGCCGCTCTCCATATGCAGCTCAGATCCCTGAGATACATGCACAGAAAGGCTGGTCTCTCCTGGCAGTAGGCTTCCGCAATGGCAGAGAAGCCACAGAGTGTTTCCAAATGGCATTAAGAGAAGATGAAGCAAATGGGGAGTTTCTTGGTGGGTTGGCAATCGCGGTCTTTGCATCATGGAGTCACACATACAAGCCTGTATTTTGGGAAGCAGCCAAAAAGAAGTTGGGTGCCATTATCCGTGAACAGCAGCAAAACTATGAAGCTAAGGTTTATTTAGCCAAGATCCTTAAGAGGGAGGATAGAGAGCAAGCAGAAGCCCTCTTAGAAGATGTTGTTCAGAATAGCCTGGACCCTGAGGTCCTGAGAAATGCAGCCAAGTTCTTTCAACCAGAATTCGTAGAAAAAACAATCTCTATTCTAGAGCGAGCAATATCTCTGAACCCCAATTATCATCTCCTTCACTATGACCTTGGCGTCTGCTACAAGAAACAACTGGAGGAGGCCAAATCAGGCAGAGGAGAAATATTGGCAGCAGCTATTGAAGCCTTCAAAAAGGCTTTGCAAAAAGATCCAGCCTCTGTATTTTCAAAGCTGGCTTTAGCTGAAGTGTATGGAGAAAATACACCTCACTACCAAGAAGAGATTTATCTCAATCTCATGAGTGAAATGCCCAGCCTCAGCAAGAAGTGTCAGCAGGCAGTCTATCTTCACTGGGGGGATTTCCTCTTCTACAAGCAGAAGTCACTGGGGGAGGCAGCTGAGATGTACAAAGCAGGTTTCGCCATTCCAGACAAGTACCTGGAGAGGCAACAACTGAAAACCAGGTTGGAAGAGGTGGCAGGAGAATTCCAGCAGAGCTCCCAAACCGCTGAGGCTGAGGACATACATGACTTCATTCAACAGACTGAAACTCCACGGTACAAGGGGAGATCCACTGCTGGCAGcaacagagcaggagactggaGATGTAGAGAAAATATGTGA